A region of Candidatus Nezhaarchaeota archaeon DNA encodes the following proteins:
- a CDS encoding ABC transporter substrate-binding protein, with protein MKRLFVVVSIVLLVLATLAPSLPAYVQASESTPTWCWRYDLTWLVRSPTASEAPYGPWVDRIVYFRVVDEGLAVRLIEQGDMHVWLYNPSKVETIKAIEASPKVDMVTTYAGVYDLFVNPCEFKDGFNPFTIREVREALNYIVDRRYIASEILKGYAVPRLTVFRSVSMDYHRMYDLVSGLERQYAYDLEKGRAMIAKALIEAGAKLVDGTWHYNDSPITIKFFIRIEDARRDIGDYVAGQLEKVGFKVERLYKPGRDAIPIVYSGDPTAGQWNLYTEGWAYTGLSIYDDTDPEFYCTSPYSGAVFEVYKPPAELLYLARKLAGADYKSMEERMSLVREITKLALQDSVRVWLVDQVTPFPFSVDLDKDRLVYDLYAGLWYSLASRAMKFKDKVGGELKLGNRLMFLSAYNPIGGEKWLYEVLITSGVRDFGVYVHPHNGRYIPIRAQFHVVTAGPEGKLDVPSNATIFDVKTMSWKEVGPGVKSTSKVTFNYVFGKWHSGQPVNMSDVLMWVSEYFLIASPDSPIYDAAAVTPAIRTFVNNLRGVRVINATAIEVYIDYWHVDSTFIAAQSDVWPSLPWEVVALMNAAVKDRKLAFSDTKSEEWGVEWLDLTKGGSLSILEEYLRSLSERNYVPEAIAKLVTPDEASRRWSSLRKWYETRGHFYVSNGPFYIEKVDTAALQVVLAAFREYPFKADYWARLAAPAKPTISLSIPPTVVPGFEAKINVTATLKGRPYPDVDVAYFLFDPEGEIIDKGKASMVATGLFTITLSSNITGALTPGAYELTIVATSVEVALPEVMTGTLMAQPLAPYLKGLIDEASSSFNARASRIEASLDRLSSAIADVQRALSTLMGLATASMVIAIVAVIMAAIAIVRKVKATS; from the coding sequence TTGAAGAGGCTGTTTGTAGTAGTGTCAATTGTACTCTTGGTATTGGCAACTCTAGCTCCAAGTCTACCTGCATACGTTCAAGCATCTGAATCCACCCCCACTTGGTGCTGGCGCTACGACCTTACGTGGCTTGTAAGGTCGCCAACAGCATCTGAAGCTCCATACGGTCCATGGGTTGATAGAATTGTGTACTTTAGAGTGGTTGATGAAGGCTTGGCTGTAAGATTGATAGAGCAAGGCGATATGCACGTATGGCTCTATAACCCCTCAAAGGTGGAGACTATAAAGGCTATAGAGGCCTCACCCAAAGTCGACATGGTGACAACTTATGCAGGAGTTTACGACTTATTCGTAAACCCATGCGAATTTAAGGACGGCTTCAACCCCTTCACTATAAGGGAGGTCAGAGAAGCTCTAAACTACATAGTTGATAGGAGGTACATAGCTAGCGAGATACTCAAGGGATATGCTGTCCCAAGGTTGACGGTCTTTAGGTCTGTGTCCATGGATTACCATAGGATGTACGACCTCGTCAGCGGCTTAGAGAGACAATATGCTTATGACCTCGAGAAAGGGAGAGCCATGATAGCGAAGGCCCTCATAGAGGCTGGTGCTAAGCTCGTTGATGGCACGTGGCACTACAATGACTCTCCGATAACGATAAAGTTCTTTATAAGGATAGAGGATGCGAGGAGAGACATAGGAGACTATGTAGCTGGTCAACTTGAGAAAGTAGGGTTCAAGGTTGAGAGGCTCTACAAGCCCGGCAGGGATGCCATACCAATAGTTTACAGTGGAGATCCAACTGCTGGTCAATGGAATCTATACACTGAGGGGTGGGCTTATACCGGCCTATCCATATACGATGACACAGATCCCGAATTCTACTGTACTTCACCATACTCTGGTGCAGTTTTTGAGGTCTACAAGCCTCCTGCAGAGTTACTGTACTTAGCGAGAAAGCTAGCTGGTGCCGACTATAAGTCGATGGAGGAGCGAATGTCGCTCGTCAGGGAGATAACGAAGTTGGCCCTCCAGGACTCTGTAAGAGTTTGGCTTGTCGATCAAGTGACACCATTCCCATTCTCAGTCGATCTAGACAAAGACAGGTTGGTGTACGACCTTTACGCAGGCTTATGGTACTCTCTAGCCTCTAGAGCCATGAAGTTCAAGGATAAGGTTGGTGGAGAGCTAAAGCTAGGTAATCGATTAATGTTTCTAAGCGCCTACAACCCCATAGGAGGAGAAAAGTGGCTCTATGAAGTGCTAATAACGAGCGGTGTCCGAGACTTCGGAGTTTATGTGCATCCACACAATGGTCGTTACATACCCATTAGGGCTCAATTCCATGTTGTGACGGCTGGACCTGAAGGAAAGCTCGACGTCCCAAGCAATGCTACGATATTCGACGTCAAGACAATGTCGTGGAAAGAGGTTGGGCCAGGCGTCAAGTCTACGAGCAAGGTAACATTCAACTACGTATTCGGGAAGTGGCATAGCGGTCAGCCAGTTAACATGAGCGATGTACTGATGTGGGTATCCGAGTACTTCCTAATTGCATCGCCCGATAGCCCCATATATGATGCTGCAGCCGTAACGCCAGCTATCAGAACATTCGTAAACAACTTAAGGGGCGTTAGGGTCATTAATGCGACAGCAATAGAGGTGTACATAGACTACTGGCACGTGGATTCAACGTTCATTGCAGCTCAATCCGATGTGTGGCCTTCACTGCCCTGGGAGGTTGTCGCTTTAATGAACGCTGCAGTTAAAGATAGGAAGCTAGCGTTCTCCGACACTAAAAGTGAAGAGTGGGGTGTTGAGTGGCTCGATTTGACTAAAGGTGGAAGCCTAAGCATCCTTGAGGAGTACCTAAGAAGTCTATCAGAGAGGAACTACGTGCCGGAAGCCATAGCAAAGCTCGTGACCCCCGATGAGGCGTCACGAAGATGGAGTTCTCTGCGAAAGTGGTATGAGACTAGGGGTCACTTCTACGTCTCCAATGGACCCTTCTACATCGAGAAGGTGGACACAGCGGCCTTGCAGGTTGTCTTAGCGGCGTTTAGAGAGTACCCGTTTAAGGCTGACTACTGGGCTCGCTTAGCAGCTCCAGCAAAGCCAACTATAAGCTTAAGCATCCCACCGACAGTGGTTCCGGGCTTTGAAGCTAAAATTAATGTAACGGCAACACTCAAAGGTAGACCCTACCCCGATGTCGATGTAGCATACTTCCTGTTCGATCCCGAGGGAGAGATTATTGATAAGGGGAAGGCATCAATGGTGGCAACAGGCTTATTCACCATAACGCTCTCATCAAATATAACTGGAGCGCTGACGCCAGGAGCTTACGAGCTAACAATAGTCGCCACCAGCGTAGAGGTAGCATTGCCGGAGGTCATGACCGGAACACTCATGGCCCAGCCATTAGCACCATACCTTAAAGGACTCATAGATGAAGCGTCATCGAGCTTCAATGCAAGGGCATCAAGAATAGAGGCATCATTAGATAGATTGTCGTCAGCCATTGCGGACGTTCAAAGAGCATTAAGCACGCTCATGGGGTTGGCAACTGCTAGCATGGTGATAGCTATAGTAGCCGTAATCATGGCCGCGATAGCCATTGTGAGGAAGGTAAAAGCCACATCATAA
- a CDS encoding ABC transporter permease — MLPKRYIAKRALFLALTLVIATYITVLVANAGGFIDNIIKSQVQYSVSTSLARDPIFARLPEDEKQRIIEERVQAILSSKGFDKPFIVRSFIYLVDALTLNLGRAITLRSAAGSSSVAAIILERLPQTILLFTTGTIVYILVGTWFGLRMARKPGRLFDRFMVGYAIITSVIPPWFFGILFILIFSFYLNLFPYGGLVSVPPPPDPVSYALDVLYHLALPMLTWVFSLFGYWAYITRNIVIQIASEDHVVAAKAKGLPESMIIRKHILRPALPPIVTNAALALIASWMGAIITETVFNWPGLGSLLYAAIESLDAPVIIGITVVYAYLLVITVLVLDVMYGILDPRIKVAG, encoded by the coding sequence TTGCTCCCTAAGAGGTACATAGCAAAGAGAGCACTATTCCTAGCCTTAACATTGGTTATTGCAACCTACATAACGGTGCTGGTAGCTAATGCTGGCGGCTTCATCGACAACATTATTAAAAGCCAGGTTCAATACTCCGTGAGCACTAGCCTTGCTCGCGACCCCATTTTCGCTAGGCTTCCAGAAGATGAAAAGCAAAGGATCATAGAGGAGAGGGTTCAAGCAATACTATCAAGTAAGGGCTTTGACAAGCCCTTCATAGTTAGGAGCTTCATATACTTAGTTGATGCTCTAACCCTAAACCTTGGAAGAGCAATAACACTAAGAAGTGCTGCAGGTTCTAGCAGTGTTGCTGCAATAATCCTTGAAAGATTACCTCAAACCATCCTATTATTCACGACTGGCACGATAGTTTACATCCTAGTAGGGACTTGGTTCGGACTACGCATGGCTAGGAAACCTGGGAGGCTATTCGACAGGTTCATGGTTGGGTACGCCATCATAACCTCAGTCATACCCCCATGGTTTTTTGGCATCCTATTCATACTCATATTCTCATTCTACTTGAACCTCTTCCCGTATGGCGGCTTAGTTAGCGTACCACCCCCACCAGACCCAGTTAGCTACGCTCTCGACGTCCTCTACCACCTAGCATTGCCAATGTTGACCTGGGTCTTCTCGCTCTTCGGCTACTGGGCTTACATAACCAGGAACATAGTCATACAGATAGCAAGCGAGGATCATGTTGTTGCTGCTAAGGCTAAAGGTCTCCCCGAAAGCATGATAATTAGGAAGCACATACTGAGGCCAGCACTCCCACCAATAGTTACGAATGCTGCATTAGCATTAATAGCATCCTGGATGGGTGCGATAATAACTGAAACCGTATTCAATTGGCCTGGGCTAGGAAGCCTCCTCTACGCAGCCATAGAGAGCCTCGACGCTCCAGTAATTATAGGCATAACGGTGGTCTATGCCTACCTGCTAGTGATAACAGTCCTAGTGCTCGATGTAATGTACGGCATCTTAGACCCAAGGATAAAGGTTGCAGGGTGA